The sequence GGCTCTGGATGAGCTTCACGGACGCGAGCCTGACCGGACACGGCGACAGCTCCTTCGCCGGGCTCGGCAACTACGCCGAGGCGCTCACCGACTCCGAGGTGTGGAAGAGCCTCGGCAACACCGCCGTCTTCACGGTGCTCTCCTCCGTACCGCTCGTCGTGCTCGCGCTCGCGATGGCGCTGCTCGTGCACGCGAACCTGCCGGGGCAGTGGCTGTGGCGGTTCGCGTTCTTCGCGCCGTACGTGCTGCCCGTCGCCGTCGTGTGGCAGGTGTGGTCGATGATGTTCCAGCCGGATCTGGGGCTCGTCAACAACTTCCTGGGCGCGCTCGGCCTGGACAGCGTCGGCTGGCTCGTCGACGAGAAGTGGGCGATGTACGCGGTCGTCCTCGTCACGGTGTGGTGGACGGCGGGCTTCAACTTCCTGCTCTACCTCGCCGCGCTCCAGGCCGTACCGGACCACCTCTACGAGGCCGCCGCGCTCGACGGCGCGGGCGCCTGGCGCCGCCTGTGGTCCATCACGCTGCCCCAGCTCAGGCGCACGACGGGCCTCATCGCCGTGCTCCAGGTCCTCGCCTCGCTCAAGGTGTTCGACCAGATCTACCTGCTGACGCGCGGCGGCCCGAACGGCTCGACGCGGCCGATCCTGGAGTACATCTACGACACCGGGTTCACCGGGTACCGGCTCGGCTACGCCTCGGCCATCTCGTACGTCTTCTTCGCGATCCTCGTCATCCTGTCGCTCGCGCAGTTCAAGATCTTCTCGCGCAAGGAGGCGTGACACATGAGCACCCAGACCGTTCCGTCCGCCGGGCGACCGCCCGTGTCCGCGCCCCGCCGCCGGACCTCGCCCGTCCCGCGCGGGCAGCGTTCCTCCGTACGCCCCGGGCCCGTACTCGGCTCCGGGCCGCTGCCCAAGATCGTCGCGCTCGTCGTGCTGCTCGCGGCGACCGTGCTGTGGCTGCTCCCGCTCGCGTGGGGACTCGTGACGTCCTTCAAGAGCGAGACGGACGCGGCGACCCCCGACGACGGCTGGATACCCGCGCACGGCTTCACGCTCGGCGCGTACCGCCAGATCCTCGACCAGGGCAACCTGCCGCTGTGGGCGCTCAACAGCCTGCTCATCACGGTCGTCGTGACGGCGCTGACCGTCGCCGTGTCGGCGCTCGCCGCGTACGGCTTCTCGCGCACTCTCTTCCGGGGCCGCAAGGCGCTCCTCGGGCTGACGCTCGCGTCGATCATGGTGCCGCCGCAGATCCTCATCGTGCCGCTGTTCCGCGAGATGATCACGGCGCACCTCGCCGACACCTACTGGGCGGTGATCCTGCCGCAGGTCGTGGCGCCCGCGATGGTGTTCATCCTGAAGCGCTTCTTCGACGGGGTGCCGCGGGAGCTGGAGGAGGCGGCGCGCATCGACGGGGCCGGGAGCCTGCGCGTCTTCTGGAGCATCGTGCTGCCGCTGTCGCGTCCCATCCTCGCCGCCGTCGCGATCTTCGTGTTCATCACGACGTGGAACAACTTCCTGTGGCCCTTCATCAGCACGAGCGACCCGAACCTCATGACGCTCCCGGTCGGCCTCTCGACGGTGAAGGACTCCTACGGCCTCCAGTACGCGCAGTCCGCCGCGGCGGCGATGCTCGCCTCGCTGCCGCTCGTGATCGTCTTCATGGTCTTCCAGCGGCAGATCGTGAAGTCCGTGGCGACGACGGGGCTCGGAGGGCAGTGAGCGCGCGCCGTACGGGGGCGGGGCGGCCCGGGGATCGCGCGCCGTACGGGGGGGGACGGCCCGGGGATCGCGCGCCGTACGGGGGGGGACGGGCCCGGGGCGCCCGCGCCGTACGGGGCGGGGCGAGGTCCGGGGGCCGCACTCCGTACGGGGGTCGGAGCGAGCCCGGGGGCCGCGCCCCCTCCCCCGTACGGCGTTCTCGCTGGTCCCGGGCACCGCCCGCGACCGGTCGGATAGCCTCCCGGCATGTCGAATGATGATCACACCATCCTCTCCGAAGGCATCCTCCTGCGCCCGCTCGCCGAGGGTGACGCTCCCGCCCTGCGCGACGCCTACGTGCGCAACCGCTCCCACCTCCAGCCCTTCGAGCCGGTGCGGACCGAGGAGTTCTACACGCTCGCCGGGCAGCGCGAGCGGCTCACGAGCCAGCTCGCGGCGCAGGAGGCCGGGGCGCTCTTCGGCTGGGTGTTCGTGGACGGCGAGCGGATCATCGGCACGATCACGCTCTCGCAGGTCGTGCGCGGCCCGCTGAACGGCGCGAACCTCGGCTACTGGGTCGACAAGGAGTACACGGGCCGCGGCCTGACCGGCGCCGCCGCCGCCTTCGTCGTCCGGTACGCGAACGAGGTGCTCGGCCTGCACCGTGTGGAGGCCGGCACCCTGCTCGACAACTTCGCCTCGCAGCGCGTCCTCGCCAGGACCGGGTTCACCGAGTTCGGCGTGGCCCCGCGGATGCTCCACATCAACGGGGCGTGGCGCGACCACAAGCTCTTCCAGATCCTCCTGAACGACCTCCCGCCGCGCTGAGCACCGGGCGGGGGACGGCGTGCCGCGCGCGTCGCCGGGCGCCCGCAGCCTGTAGGAAAGCCGCAGGCGCGGTTAAGAAAACCTCGATGGACCTGGTGGCGTGCGGGGCGGCAGGATCTTGATGCCGGTCGTACGCGCCCTGTCGGGCCGCGGCCGTCCCCCACCCCTCCGTACCCGCCGCCGGTCCGCCCGGTCGCGCGGTGCGGCGCGCACAGAAGAGGAGCCACCGGAGTGAAGGCACTGGTCAAGGAGAAAGCCGCGCCGGGTCTGAGCCTCGTGGAGGTCCCGGAGCCCGAGGCCGGTCCCGGGGACGTGCTCATCAAGGTGCTGCGCACCGGGATCTGCGGCACGGACCTGCACATCCGCGCCTGGGACGGCTGGGCCCAGCAGGCCGTCAGCGCGCCGCTCGTCGTCGGCCACGAGTTCTCCGGCGAGGTCGTCTCGACCGGCCGGGACGTGGCCGGCATCGAGGTGGGGGACCTCGTCAGCGGTGAGGGCCACCTCGTGTGCGGCAAGTGCCGCAACTGCCTCGCGGGCCGCCGCCACCTGTGCCGCGCGACGGTCGGTCTCGGTGTCGGGCGCGACGGCTGCTTCGCCGAGTACGTCGTGCTTCCGGCCTCCAACGTGTGGGTGCACCGCAACCCGGTCGATCTCGACATCGCCGCGATCTTCGACCCCTTCGGCAACGCCGTGCACACCGCGCTCTCCTTCCCGCTCGTCGGCGAGGACGTGCTCATCACCGGCGCGGGCCCCATCGGGCTCATGGCGGCGGCCGTCGCCAAGCACGCGGGGGCGCGCAACGTCGCGATCACCGACGTGAGCGAGGCGCGGCTCGACCTGGCCCGCAAGGTCGGCGCCGATCTCGCGCTCGACGTCTCCTCGGCGTCCATCGCGGACGGCCAGCGGCTCCTCGGGCTGCGCGAGGGCTTCGACGTCGGCCTGGAGATGTCCGGCAACCCGGCCGCGATGCGCGACATGCTCGCCAACATGACGCACGGCGGCAGGATCGCCATGCTCGGCCTGCCCTCGCAGGAGTTCGCCGTCGACTGGGCCCGCATCGTCACCTCGATGATCACGATCAAGGGCATCTACGGCCGTGAGATGTTCGAGACGTGGTACGCGATGTCCGTCCTCCTCGAAGGCGGCCTCGACCTCGCCCCCGTCATCACGGGCCGCTACCCGGCCGCCGAGTTCGAGGCCGCGTTCGCGGACGCGGCGAGCGGGCACGGCGGCAAGGTCGTCATGGACTGGACCGCGTGAGCCGTCCCCGTACGGCCTGAACCGCCTCGTACCGCCCCGCATCCACCCCTCCGGAGGAAACCCCCATGTTCGGCTCCGTGCGCGACCAGCTGCGTACCACCCTCGACGAGATCACCGCCGAGGGCCTGTACAAGCCCGAGCGCGTCATCGGCACCCCGCAGTCCGCGACCGTCGACGTCACCGCCGGGGGCCTGCCCGGCGAGGTGCTCAACTTCTGCGCGAACAACTACCTCGGCCTCGCCGACGACCCGGAGGTCATCGCCGCCGGGCACGCGGCACTCGACCGCTGGGGCTACGGCATGGCCTCGGTCCGCTTCATCTGCGGCACGCAGGAGGTGCACAAGGAGCTGGAGGGGCGCCTGTCCGCGTTCCTCGGGCAGGAGGACACGATCCTCTACTCCTCGTGCTTCGACGCCAACGGCGGTGTCTTCGAGACGCTGCTCGGCCCCGAGGACGCCGTCATCTCGGACGCCCTCAACCACGCCTCGATCATCGACGGCATCCGCCTGTCGAAGGCGCGCCGCCTGCGGTACGCGAACCGTGACATGGCCGAGCTGGAGCAGCGCCTGAAGGAGGCGGGCGACGCGCGCCGCCGCCTCGTCGTCACCGACGGCGTGTTCTCGATGGACGGCTACCTCGCCCCGCTGCGGGAGATCTGCGACCTCGCCGAGCGCTACGACGCGATGGTCATGGTCGACGACTCGCACGCGGTCGGCTTCGTCGGCGAGAACGGGCGCGGCACCCCGGAGCTGGCGGGCGTGAGCGATCGCGTCGACATCATCACGGGCACGCTCGGCAAGGCGCTGGGCGGGGCCTCGGGCGGCTACGTGGCCGCGCGGGCCGAGATCGTCGCGCTGCTGCGCCAGCGCTCGCGCCCGTACCTCTTCTCGAACAGCCTCGCGCCGGTCATCGCGGGCGCCTCGCTCAAGGTCCTCGACCTCCTCGAAAGCGCCTCGGACCAGCGCGTGCGGCTGCGCGAGAACACCGCGCGCTTCCGTACGGCGATGAGCGAGGCCGGCTTCGAGCTGCTGCCGGGCGAGCACCCCATCGTGCCGGTCATGTTCCACGACGCGGCACTCGCGGGCCGCATGGCGGAGCTGCTGCTCGAACGCGGCGTGTACGTGACGGCGTTCTCGTACCCCGTCGTGCCGCAGGGGCAGGCGCGCATCCGCGTGCAGCTCTCGGCTGCGCACTCGGCGGAGGACGTGGACCGCGCCGTCGCGGCGTTCGTCTCGGCGCGCGACGCCTCGGCGACGGACAAGCCGGCGGTCTGAGCCGAGGGCGACCGGGCGGGCGGCTCCCGGGGCGGTGGATCGCCCCGGGACCGTCCGCTCCGCCGATTTGCGACAATCGTTCCCATGATCGAGGCACGGCGGCTGCACATCCTGCGCGCGGTGGCGGACCACGGCACGGTGACCGCGGCAGCCGCCGCGCTCTACCTGACCCCTTCGGCCGTCTCGCAGCAGCTGAGCGCCCTGGAGCAGGAGACCGGGCACCGGCTCGTCGAGCGCGGCGCCCGGGGCGTACGGCTCACGCCGCCCGGCGAGATCCTGCTCGCGCACACGCACGCGGTGCTCGCCGAGCTGGAGCGCGCGGAGGCCGAGCTGGCCGCCTACCGCACGGGCGCTTCGGGCACGGTCACGGTGACGTCCTTCGCGACCGGCATCAATCTCGTCGTGGCCCCGGCGCTCGCGGTGCTCGCCGGGACGGCGCCGGGGATACGGGTCCGGGTGCGGGACGCCGAGGGCGACGCGAGCCTGCGGATGGTCCTCGACCGCCGTACGGACGTCGCCGTGGCCGTCGAGTACCGGGGCGCCCCGGGCGCCGACGACCCGCGCCTGACCCGCGTCCCGCTCTACGCGGAGCCCTTCGACGCGGTCCTCCCGCCGGGCCACCCCCTCACAGCAGCCGAGAGCGTCCCGCTCGCCGACCTCGCCGCCGACCCGTGGATCGGCCCCTTCCCCGGGAACCCCTGCCACGACGTCGTCGTCCTCGCCTGCGAACACGCGGGCTTCCAGCCCCCCATCGAACACCTCTCCGACGACTTCCGCGCGGTCGTCGCCCTCGCGGCGGCGGGCGCCGGAGTGGCACTCGTCCCGCGCTCGGCACTGCGGGGCATGGACCTGGACGGCGCGGTGGTCCGCCCGGTGGACGGCGCGGCCCCGACCCGCAGGGTCTTCGCGGCGGTGCGGTGCGGGGCGGAGGAACACCCACTGATCCGTCCGGTGCTCGATGCGCTGGGAAAGGCGGCGGGGTGAGAGCGCGGACTTGGCACGCGGGACGGGTGGCGCCGAGGGAGGACGGGGGGTGCGGTGTCGCGCGGCGGTTCGGGGCGGGAAAAACCCGTCGCGGCGCCGCGGGCCCGGTGGTAGACCTCCGGCGTGCGAGAGATCCTGGACCGCCCTGACCCGCCGCGGTCGGTCAACGAGCGTCCGTCAGCCCCCCGGAAGCCGACGTGCCCCGGCTCGACGTGGTCCCAACCGGTCCAGCGCACGGGCCCGGGACGCGGGGCCCTCCCCGTCGGCGGTAGGCACCGGCGCCCCGACGACCGGCTCGTGGCCGGGGAACCGGACGAGACGTGACGGACCTGTTCCTGCTGGTCGGCCTGCCCGGGGCCGGTAAGACGACGCGAGCCCGGCGGCTCGCGGAGGAGCACGGCGCCCTGCGCCTGACGCCCGACGAGTGGATGCTCCCGCTCTTCGGCGCGTCGGACCCGGACGGGAAACGGGACGTGCTGGAGGGCCGGCTGCTGTGGCTGGCGCTGGAGACGGTGCGGCTCGGCACGCACGTCGTCCTCGACTACGGATGCTGGTCCCGCGCCGAGCGCTCCGCGATCCGCTGCCTGGCGGAGGCCGAGGGGGCTCGCTTCCGCATGGTCCACCTACCGCTCGCCGAGGAGACCCGGCGCGCCCGCATCGCCCACCGCTGGGCGACCACGCCCGGCGAGACGTTCCCGATGACGGAGGCCGAGATCGCCTTCGGCCGAGCGCACTTCGAGGAGCCCGACGCGGCGGAACTCGACGGGACCGCGACGGACGATCCGCCCGCCGGCTGGACGACGTGGCGGCAGTGGGCGGCATGGCGGTGGCCGTCGTTCGGGTAACGAGGTCTCCCGGGTCGGCTTCTGGGGCGCCCGTGGGCCGCCGGGGGCTCGGGCGGGGTGGGACCGCATCTCGCGGGTGAGCGCCCCGCCGGGCCGGGCCCCTCGGTGTCTCAGTCCCCGGTCGTCATTGCGCCGCGTCCCGCGCTCTCAGGGCTCGCCAGACCGCTCGTGCCGCGTTGTGGCCGCTCATTCCGTGGACCCCGGGGCCCGGTGGGGTCGCCGACGAGCAGAGGAAGACGGCGGGGTGCCGGGTGGCGTAGGGGTGCAGGGTGGGGCGGGGGCGGAGGAGGAGCTGGAGGCCGCTCGCGGCGCCGCAGGCGATGTCCCCGCCGACGTAGTTGGGGTTGCGGGCGGCGAGTTGGGGCGGACCGGCCGTGGCGCGGGCCAGGATCAGGTCGCGGAAGCCGGGGGCGAAGCGTTCGATCTTGCGCTCGATGACGTCGGTGAGGTCGCCCTCCCAGCCGTGCGGCACATGCCCGTACGCCCAGAAGACGTGCTTGCCCTCGGGGGCGCGGGCGGTGTCGACGAGGCTCGGCTGGACGGTGATGAGGAAGGGATCGGCGGGCGGGACGCCGCGCCGTGAGACGTCCACAAGGGCGCGGGAGATGTCGCGGCTGCCGGGGCCGAGCTGCACCGTACCGGCGCGGCGGGCCGCCTCGGAGGCCCAGGGGACGGGCCCGTCGAGTGCGTAGTCGAGCTTGAAGACGGAGGCGCCGTAGCGGTAGTTCGGGTAGGCGCGGGCGCCGAGCCCGGCGATGCGGGCGAGGGCGTGCGGGGAGGTGTCGAAGAGGTAGGCGCGCGCGGGCGGGAGGTCGTCGAGGCGGCGGACCTCGAAGCCGGTCTCGACGGTGCCGCCGAGGTCCTTGAGGTACGCGGCGAGGGCGCCGGTGATCGCGCCCGAGCCGCCCGCGGCGACCGGCCAGCCGCGGGAGTGCGCGGCGAGCGCGAAGAGGAGCCCCACGGCGGAGGTCGCGGGGCCGCTCAGCGGGGCGATGACGTGGCCGACGAGCCCCGCGAGCATCGCTTTGGCGCGGTCCTCGCGGAAGCGGGCGAGGAGGACGTGGGCGGGTGGCAGCCCGGCGAGGCCGAAGCGGGCGAGGGCGAGCGGGTGCCGGGGCAGCGCCGTGGACGGGAGCGCCATGAAGTCGCGCAGTACGGCGTCCCAGTGCCGCAGGAGCGGGGAGACGAGGCGCCGGTACGTGCCCGCGTCGCGCGCGCCGAGGGAGGCGGCGGTCTCGCCGATCGACCGCGCGAGCACGACGGCGTCGCCGCCGGGCAGCGGGTGCGCCATCGGCAGGTCGGCGTGGAGCCAGCGCAGCCCGTACCGCGCGAGGGGCAGGGCGCGGAAGGCGGGTGAGGCGATGCCGAGGGGGTGCGCCGCCGCGCACGGGTCGTGGTGGAAGCCGGGGAGGGTCAGCTCCTCGGTGCGGGAGCCGCCGCCGACCTCGGACGCGGCCTCGAAGACGGCGACGGAGAGGCCCCGGCGGGCCAGTTCGACGGCGGCGGTGA comes from Streptomyces sp. Tu6071 and encodes:
- a CDS encoding AAA family ATPase, yielding MTDLFLLVGLPGAGKTTRARRLAEEHGALRLTPDEWMLPLFGASDPDGKRDVLEGRLLWLALETVRLGTHVVLDYGCWSRAERSAIRCLAEAEGARFRMVHLPLAEETRRARIAHRWATTPGETFPMTEAEIAFGRAHFEEPDAAELDGTATDDPPAGWTTWRQWAAWRWPSFG
- the tdh gene encoding L-threonine 3-dehydrogenase gives rise to the protein MKALVKEKAAPGLSLVEVPEPEAGPGDVLIKVLRTGICGTDLHIRAWDGWAQQAVSAPLVVGHEFSGEVVSTGRDVAGIEVGDLVSGEGHLVCGKCRNCLAGRRHLCRATVGLGVGRDGCFAEYVVLPASNVWVHRNPVDLDIAAIFDPFGNAVHTALSFPLVGEDVLITGAGPIGLMAAAVAKHAGARNVAITDVSEARLDLARKVGADLALDVSSASIADGQRLLGLREGFDVGLEMSGNPAAMRDMLANMTHGGRIAMLGLPSQEFAVDWARIVTSMITIKGIYGREMFETWYAMSVLLEGGLDLAPVITGRYPAAEFEAAFADAASGHGGKVVMDWTA
- a CDS encoding phytoene desaturase family protein, which codes for MSTLLDAVVVGAGPNGLTAAVELARRGLSVAVFEAASEVGGGSRTEELTLPGFHHDPCAAAHPLGIASPAFRALPLARYGLRWLHADLPMAHPLPGGDAVVLARSIGETAASLGARDAGTYRRLVSPLLRHWDAVLRDFMALPSTALPRHPLALARFGLAGLPPAHVLLARFREDRAKAMLAGLVGHVIAPLSGPATSAVGLLFALAAHSRGWPVAAGGSGAITGALAAYLKDLGGTVETGFEVRRLDDLPPARAYLFDTSPHALARIAGLGARAYPNYRYGASVFKLDYALDGPVPWASEAARRAGTVQLGPGSRDISRALVDVSRRGVPPADPFLITVQPSLVDTARAPEGKHVFWAYGHVPHGWEGDLTDVIERKIERFAPGFRDLILARATAGPPQLAARNPNYVGGDIACGAASGLQLLLRPRPTLHPYATRHPAVFLCSSATPPGPGVHGMSGHNAARAVWRALRARDAAQ
- a CDS encoding GNAT family N-acetyltransferase, whose translation is MSNDDHTILSEGILLRPLAEGDAPALRDAYVRNRSHLQPFEPVRTEEFYTLAGQRERLTSQLAAQEAGALFGWVFVDGERIIGTITLSQVVRGPLNGANLGYWVDKEYTGRGLTGAAAAFVVRYANEVLGLHRVEAGTLLDNFASQRVLARTGFTEFGVAPRMLHINGAWRDHKLFQILLNDLPPR
- a CDS encoding carbohydrate ABC transporter permease: MSTVPTTGPASLAPEPAHAADAPAASPRASGTRSRRGGSGGLFVAPFMIFFGLFLLVPLVYGLWMSFTDASLTGHGDSSFAGLGNYAEALTDSEVWKSLGNTAVFTVLSSVPLVVLALAMALLVHANLPGQWLWRFAFFAPYVLPVAVVWQVWSMMFQPDLGLVNNFLGALGLDSVGWLVDEKWAMYAVVLVTVWWTAGFNFLLYLAALQAVPDHLYEAAALDGAGAWRRLWSITLPQLRRTTGLIAVLQVLASLKVFDQIYLLTRGGPNGSTRPILEYIYDTGFTGYRLGYASAISYVFFAILVILSLAQFKIFSRKEA
- a CDS encoding LysR family transcriptional regulator produces the protein MIEARRLHILRAVADHGTVTAAAAALYLTPSAVSQQLSALEQETGHRLVERGARGVRLTPPGEILLAHTHAVLAELERAEAELAAYRTGASGTVTVTSFATGINLVVAPALAVLAGTAPGIRVRVRDAEGDASLRMVLDRRTDVAVAVEYRGAPGADDPRLTRVPLYAEPFDAVLPPGHPLTAAESVPLADLAADPWIGPFPGNPCHDVVVLACEHAGFQPPIEHLSDDFRAVVALAAAGAGVALVPRSALRGMDLDGAVVRPVDGAAPTRRVFAAVRCGAEEHPLIRPVLDALGKAAG
- a CDS encoding carbohydrate ABC transporter permease — protein: MSTQTVPSAGRPPVSAPRRRTSPVPRGQRSSVRPGPVLGSGPLPKIVALVVLLAATVLWLLPLAWGLVTSFKSETDAATPDDGWIPAHGFTLGAYRQILDQGNLPLWALNSLLITVVVTALTVAVSALAAYGFSRTLFRGRKALLGLTLASIMVPPQILIVPLFREMITAHLADTYWAVILPQVVAPAMVFILKRFFDGVPRELEEAARIDGAGSLRVFWSIVLPLSRPILAAVAIFVFITTWNNFLWPFISTSDPNLMTLPVGLSTVKDSYGLQYAQSAAAAMLASLPLVIVFMVFQRQIVKSVATTGLGGQ
- a CDS encoding glycine C-acetyltransferase translates to MFGSVRDQLRTTLDEITAEGLYKPERVIGTPQSATVDVTAGGLPGEVLNFCANNYLGLADDPEVIAAGHAALDRWGYGMASVRFICGTQEVHKELEGRLSAFLGQEDTILYSSCFDANGGVFETLLGPEDAVISDALNHASIIDGIRLSKARRLRYANRDMAELEQRLKEAGDARRRLVVTDGVFSMDGYLAPLREICDLAERYDAMVMVDDSHAVGFVGENGRGTPELAGVSDRVDIITGTLGKALGGASGGYVAARAEIVALLRQRSRPYLFSNSLAPVIAGASLKVLDLLESASDQRVRLRENTARFRTAMSEAGFELLPGEHPIVPVMFHDAALAGRMAELLLERGVYVTAFSYPVVPQGQARIRVQLSAAHSAEDVDRAVAAFVSARDASATDKPAV